TAGAAAGAGTTTTTTATTACTATAAATATCATCTTTATGCCTTTGAAATCTCCGTTCATCGACGCTGAACGGACATTCAACGTCGCTGAACGTACATTCAACGTCGCTGAACGGACATTCAGCGTCGATGAACGAAGATTTAATATTGCTGAATATAGAAAAACAAATAGGTGCTGCTACTTTTTCAGTAGAGCACCTATGCTTATGATATCGGTTTCTAAAACAATTTATAGGTAGTGCGGAGCACTTTGAACTCGGTTCGGCGGTTCAGCTGGTTGCAGATTGCCTGATGCTCCTTGCTCTGCTTCAGGATAAATTCTTCGCTGAGCACATCGCCTTCCTTGAGCCAAGGATACTTCTCGGTAAGTTTCTTGCGCACATTCTTCGGCTTCTCCTTGCCGTAGCCCACAGGGGTGAGGCGCTCTTTCTCTATGCCGTGTTTTATCAGATAGTCTACTACCGATTGGGCGCGGCGCTGAGACAGATGCTTGTTATATTCGCTGTTTCCCTTGTAGTCGCAATGGGCGCTGAGTTCGATGGTAACGTGCGGGTTCTCTTTCAGCAGCGTTACCAGCTGGTCGAGGGCTGTTGTACTGGCTTCGGTAAGGGTTGCCTTGTCGAAATCGTAGAAGATGTTGTCGATGAGTACAGGGGCTGTGATGGAAGCCAGCGGGAACTGGAGCACGTATTCCTTACTCTCTTTAGCCGAATCAACCCGAAGTTCTTCCTTGTGGTTGAGGTAGCCTTTGCAGGATGCCATCACCAGGTAGTCGACATGCGGATTGATAGGGAGGACAAACGAACCGTCGCCCTTGACGGATAGTTTCCTGTTCGTTCCGTCGTTGCCTACGATTCTCACCTCGGCGGCAGGCAGTTCATAACCGTCTTTCTCGTAGACCCATCCCTTCATCGTGGTAACAATCTCCGGATTCTCGAAGGAGTAGATATGATCGTAGCCTCTTCCGTCTTTTCTGTTGGAGCAGAAGAAACCCTGGTTGTGGAGACCCTCGAAAGTCATTCCGAAGTCATCGGCTTCTGTATTCAGCGGATAACCGGGGTGGGTGAGTTCATATTTCCGGGTGATGGAATTCACTTTGGCGATATAGATGTCGAGTCCGCCCATTCCTACATGACCGTTGCTGCTGAAGTAGAAGTCGCCGTTAGGACGGAAGGTAGGGAACATCTCATCGCCTGGGGTGTTGATAGGTTCGCCCAGGTTCTCTACGCCGCCCAGTCCGGCAGGAGTGATGCGCACTCGCCAGATGTCGAGACCGCCCTTTCCGCCCGGCATGTCTGATACGAAATAGAGCCATTCGCCATCAGGGGAGATGGCTGGATGGGCAAAACAACTGAGCGTATCTTTGCTGATTTCCAGATTTGTAGGCTTGCTCCAGGCTGCATCTGAGCGGTTGGAGGTTACTATCTGGGCTAAGCGGGGCGAAGTGGGATCGGTGGTACACTGGGTGAGGTACATCTGCTTGCCGTCTGGGGTAAAGCAGCATGCGCCCTCTTCGTAGTCGGTATTGAGACCGGTTCCGATGGCTTCCGGCTTGCTCCATTTGCCTTTGTCGTTCTTTTCAGAGAAGAAGATGTCGGCAGATTTCGTTCCCGTCACTCCGTTCAGGTCGCTGCCCTGGGCTTCGTTGCGGGTTGAGGTGAAATAGAGCTGGCTGTAGTCATCGCTGAGGAACATCGGCGAATAGTCGTCTCTTCGGGAGTTGAAAACATCCATCCGCTTTACCTTGTACCGGCTTCCTTCCTTCTTCCAGACTGGGGCTTTTCGTGCCGATTCGAGTCCGTTCTTTACCAGCACATTGTCGGGCATGGAATCGAGCAGGAATTCGAATTCCTTGGCTGCCTGTCTGTAACTTCCGTTCTTCAGGAGAAGCCGGGCGTAAGCCAGGCGGTCGTTGAGGTCTGCCTGCTTGTATCGGATGGCATTGCTGTAGGCAGCCAATGCCTTCGGCGTACTGTTGATTTTATCATAGCAGCGTGCCATCTTCAGAGCCACCTTGCCCCGGGCAGCCCGCTCTTTCGTAGGTGTTTTGGTGTACACCTTTTTATATTGGGTTGCCGCATCGTAGTATTCGCCTAAAGAAAGATGCTTGTCTGCTTTCTTCAGGTTCTGTTCAATGCCGCAACTTATCAGAAAGAGGCAGCTGATTGCTGTTATGATTTGATAAAGTCTTATTTGTTTCATATTGATTTACATCTGCGAGAATGGCTGACGATATTGGCAGCCTGCCTTCCAGTTGCTGCAGCCATAGGCGGTCTTGCCCTTGATGATGACGCCCTTGCCGCAGAGCGGACATGGTTTGCCAACCATTGGGTCGGCAGCTGGAGCCGGCTGAGCAGGAGCATTCTGAGAATCTGTATTCTGTGCTGCAGCCTTATCGGCTTTCTTGGCTTGAGCTTTCTTGGCAGCCGGTTTCTTCTTGAGGTCTTCCTCTGTCATGATGGTCACTCTCCGGTTGCTGTTGTCTGACAATACATCGATGACTATCTTGTTGATCTGTTCTTTCAGTCCGTTGATGAAGTCGGCAGGATCGTAGGTCTTGTGTTCGATGTCGCGGAGTTTCTTCTCCCAGATTCCGGTCAGTTCGCAACTCTTCAGCAGTTCCTCATGGATGGTGTCAATGAGTTCGATGCCTGTCGGGGTTGCCATCAGATTCTTGCGCTGGCGACGGATGTAGTGGCGCTTGAAGAGGGTCTCGATGATGCCGGCACGGGAGGAAGGTCGGCCGATTCCGTTCTCCTTCAATGCAGCACGCAACTCTTCGTCTTCTACGAATTTGCCGGCTGTCTCCATCGCACGGAGCAGGGTTGCCTCGGTATAATACTTAGGTGGCGTGGTCCATTTCTCCGTCAGGGTAGGCTGATGTTCTCCCGATTCGCCTTTTGTGAAGGATGGGAGGGTTCTTTCTTCTACTACTTCCTTCTTGGCACCGTTTCCAGAGTCTGCATTTCCGTTGGCGTTATCTGAAGCATCATCGTCATCTGCATTCTTTACATCCTTGGCATAGACTACTCGCCAGCCTGGTTCGAGAATCTCCTTACCGCTTACCTTGAACTCTATCTTCTCCGGTTTCGGTCCGTCTTCGTTGATGACTTCGCCCAAAACGGTGGTGGTAGAGAATTTACAGTCCGGATAGAACACGCTGATGAAGCGCTTGGCGATGAGATCATACACGTTTGCCTCCATATCGGTGAGTCCGGTTGGCGGAACACCGGTTGGGATGATGGCGTGGTGGTCGGTTACCTTGCTATTATCGAAAACCTTCTTGCTCTTCGGCAATTTCTTGCTGATTGTTGCGAGCTGCTGGATGAGCGGGAGGTATTTCTGCTGACTCATGATCTTTGCCTGACTTACTCCGTTCAGAATCTGCGGACATTTCGGATAGATATCGTCGGTCAGGAACTGGGTGTCTACACGAGGATAAGTGGTATACTTCTTCTCGTAGAGACTCTGGATGAGCTTCAGCGTAATATCGGCAGAGTAAGCAAACTTCTTGTTGCAATCCACCTGTAGCGAGGTGAGGTCGTAGAGATGAGGTGGCGCCTCGTTTCCCTTCTTCTTGCTTACTTCGGTAACGGTGAAGGGTTTGCCGGCGATGGTGCTGAAAGCCTTCTCGCCTTCCTCCTTGCTGGTAAACTTGCCGCTGGTAGCGGTAAACTGGGTGTCGCGGTAGATGGTGGCGAGTACCCAGTAAGGTTCGGAAACAAAGTTGTCGATTTCCTTCTGTCGGTTCACGATGAGGGCAAGGGTAGGGGTCTGCACCCGGCCGATGCTGAGCACCTGTCGGTTCTGACCGTATTTCAATGTATAAAGTCGGGTGGCGTTCATACCGAGAATCCAGTCGCCGATGGCACGGGAAAGTCCGGCAAGATAGAGTGACTGGTATTCGGTCTGGTCTTTCAGTTCCTGGAAGCCCTGCTTGATGGCTTCATCGGTCATGGACGAAATCCACAGTCTCTTGACGGGGCATTTCGCCTGTGCCTTCTGCATCACCCATCTCTGGATGAGCTCTCCTTCCTGTCCGGCGTCACCGCAGTTGATGATGCTGTCGGCAGCCTGCATCAGTTTCTCGATGGTAGCAAACTGCTTCTTGATGCCTTCATCGTTGATGAGCTTGATACCGAATCGCTGTGGAATCATCGGCAACGCCGAAAGGCTCCAATGTTTCCACATCGGAGTATAATCATCCGGTTCCTTCAGCTCACAAAGGTGGCCGAAGGTCCATGTTACTTGGTAACCATTACCTTCCATATAACCGTCGCGTGCCGTGGTAGCCCCGATGATTCGGGCGATATCCTTAGCCACACTCGGTTTCTCTGCTATACAAACTATCATGTTTTATTCTTATTTCTGTTTGCAAAGGTACAATAAAATAATGAGATAGCCATCATTTCTGCTTCTTTTTCTCATTGCCGGGAATAAAAAAGCCCTGTAAGGTTGCTGCCCTGCACCAACGGTCATCTGTTGAAGGGAAAGGACAGAAGCAAGTTTTTGGCAGCACGCCCTGAAAGGGCAGAAGCTCCTAGCCCAGGGCAGCGCCCTGGGTAACCTTATGGCGCAAACAAGACGCCCTGTAAGGGCAAAAGCTTTAAAATACCTAGCAATATATAAAGCTTTTGCCCTTACAGGGCGACTTTGCTGATTGTTATCTAACCCAGGGTGTTGCCCTGGGCTAGGAGCTTCTGCCCTTTCAGGGCGTATTCGTATAAATCTGCGTAATCTGCGTGAGAAAAATTATTCCCGCGTGAAATAAAAATTATTCCCGCGTGCGATTACTCGTACTCCTGCCAGCTCTTAATCTGAAGCTGGTCCTGGCTCAATGTGCAGAATGCCTCGATGAAGGCGGAAGCCAGGCGGGCATTGGTGATCAGAGGAATGTTGTGGTCGATGGCGCCACGACGGATTCTGTAACCATTGGTCAACTCACGCTTGGTGTGATTCTTAGGGATGTTGACGATGAGGTCGAACTTGTGGTCAGCAATCATCTGCATCACGTTAGGAAGATCCTTGTGGTCTTCATCAGGCCATCCTACGGCTGTAGCCTTCACGTTGTTCTCGTTCAGGAACTTCGCTGTACCGGCTGTAGCATAGATGGTGTAACCGTTCTTCACCAGCGCCTGGGCAGCGTCGAGCAGAGAAGCCTTCTCCTTGGCACCACCGCTTGAAAGCATAATGCCCTTGTCCTTAGAAGGAATCTTGTAGCCGGTGGCAATCAATGAGTTGAGCAATGCCTCCTCGAAAGTATCACCCATACAGCCTACCTCACCGGTAGAACTCATATCCACACCCAAAACTGGGTCGGCGTTCTGCAAACGGGCGAATGAGAATTGTGAAGCCTTCACACCCATACGGTCGATATCGAAAGCAGACTTATCCGGTTTCTGATATGGAGCATCGAGCATGATGCGGGTAGCAGTCTCGATGAAGTTGCGCTTCAATACCTTGCTCACGAATGGGAATGAACGGGATGCACGGAGATTACACTCGATAACCTTTACATCGCGACCCTTAGCCAGGTACTGGATATTGAAAGGACCCGAGATGTTGAGCTCCTTGGCGATGGCACGTGAAATCTTCTTGATCTGACGGGCTGTAGCGAAGGAAATCTGCTGAGCAGGGAAGGTCATGGTAGCGTCGCCGGAGTGAACACCTGCATACTCTACGTGCTCTGAAATACCATACTCTACAATCTCACCATTCTGAGCCACACCGTCGAACTCAATCTCGTTGGTCTCTGTCATGAACTGGGAGATAACTACTGGGTATTCCTTAGAAACCTCAGAAGCTGCCTCCAGGAAGCGACGCAACTCCTCATCATCGTGGCAAACGTTCATGGCTGCACCGGAAAGAACGTAAGATGGACGAACGAGAACAGGATAGCCTACCTCGTCGATGAACTTCTGAACATCCTCCATAGAGGTGAGGGCGCTCCACTTAGGCTGGTCGATACCCAACTTATCGAGCATGGCAGAGAACTTACCGCGGTTCTCGGCACGGTCAATGTTGACAGGAGATGTGCCCAGGATTGGCACAGACTGGCGATGAAGCTTCATAGCCAGGTTGTTTGGAATCTGACCACCTACAGAAACTATCACGCCACGTGGTGACTCCAGGTCGATGACATCGAGTACACGCTCGAATGAAAGCTCATCGAAGTAGAGACGGTCGCACATATCGTAGTCGGTAGATACGGTCTCCGGGTTGTAGTTGATCATGATTGACTTGTAACCCAACTTGCGGGCTGTATTGATGGCGTTTACTGAACACCAGTCGAACTCTACAGAAGAACCGATGCGGTAAGCACCCGAACCGAGAACGATGACAGACTTCTCGTTCTTGTAGTAGTTGATGTCGTAACCCTCTACAGCGTATGTCATGTAGAGATAGTTGGTGAGGTCAGGATGCTCGCTAGCCACAGTAGGGATGCGCTTTACTGCAGGCAGAATGTTCAACTTCTTACGCAGGGCACGAACTGCCAGTACCTCCTTCTCCATATTGGTGTTCTGAGTCTTCAATACGAAGCGGCCAATCTGGAAGTCAGAGAAGCCCAATACCTTAGCCTCGCGCAATACCTCGGCTGGAATCTCCTCCAGCGTATTATATTCAGAAAGCTTGTGCTTGTAATCTACGATATTCTTCATGCGCTCGATGAACCAAGGGTCAATCTTGGTCAACTCCTCGATGCGCTCGATGGTGTAACCTTCCTCCAGAGCCTGGGCGATGGCGAAGATACGGAGGTCGGTAGGGTTGGAAAGTTCCTCATCCAGGTTATCAAACTTGGTGTGGTCGTTGCCTACGAAACCGTGCATTCCCTGACCAATCATACGGAGACCCTTCTGGAGCATCTCCTCGAAAGAACGGCCGATAGACATGATTTCGCCTACAGACTTCATGGAAGAACCAATCTTGCGGCTTACACCGACAAACTTGGTAAGGTCCCAACGAGGAATCTTACAGATCATATAGTCGAGTGATGGAGCCACATAAGCTGAGTTAGGAGTACCCATCTCGCCAATCTGGTCGAGCGTATAACCGAGGGCAATCTTGGCTGCAACGAAGGCGAGCGGATAACCGGTAGCCTTAGAAGCGAGGGCAGAAGAACGGCTCAAGCGAGCATTGATCTCGATGATACGATAGTCGTTGGTCTCAGCATTGAAAGCATACTGGATGTTGCACTCACCCACGATGTTGAGGTGACGGACGCACTTCACGGCGATGTCCTGCAACATCTTCACCTGCTCGTCGGTGAGAGAACAGGTTGGAGCCACAACGATAGACTCACCTGTATGGATTCCGAGTGGGTCGAAGTTTTCCATAGAGGCAACGGTGAAGCAACGGTCGTTCGCATCACGGATGCACTCAAACTCAATCTCCTTCCATCCCTTCAGGCTCTCTTCAACGAGTACCTGAGGTGCGAAAGTGAAGGCAGATTCAGCAATCTCCTTGAACTCCTCTTCGGTCTTGCAGACACCAGAACCGAGACCACCCAGCGCGTAGGCAGAACGGATCATGATAGGGTAGCCGATGTTGCGTGCCGCAGCCACAGCCTCCTCCATGTTCTCGCAAGCGTGGCTTACAGGAACCTTGAGGTCAACCTTGTTAAGCTCCTTTACGAAGAGGTCGCGGTCTTCCGTGTTCATGATAGCCTCTACCGAAGTACCCAACACATCCACACCGTACTCCTTGAGCACACCGTTGAGGTAAAGTTCTGTACCAACGTTCAAACCCGTCTGGCCACCCCAAGCCAGCATGATGCCGTCTGGGCGCTCCTTCTTGATAATTTCAGTTACAAAAAAAGGTGTCACCGGCAAGAAATAAACCTTGTCAGCAATACCTTCACTTGTCTGAATTGTAGCAACGTTTGGATTAATGAGGACGGAACTAATACCCTCCTCGCGCAAAGCCTTGAGAGCCTGCGAACCGGAATAGTCAAACTCACCTGCCTGGCCGATCTTCAAAGCACCGGAACCCAGAACGAGGACTTTCTTAAGCTGTTTCTTCATCATTAAATATAACTATAAGTTTGTTCTTTATATGTCTTGTTATTTATGTTTTTAGCAACTAAACTGCATTTGGCTTAGTTCACAAATGGTAGACACTCTATTTCTAGATGCAAAGTTACGCTATTTATTTGATTATTCCAAATTTTCTGCAATTCTTTACAGTTAAATAACATCAATTCTCATAATTTCTTCCATAAAATCTTTTATTTTTACTATTTTTTTGTTACTTTTGCAGCGGCTTTTAGTCATGTAGAAAAAGAATAAACAAATAGAAAACAAGATAAATATAACAACAATGAAAGTCGGATTATTCGTCCCTTGTTATGTGGATGCCCTTTACCCTGAAGCGGGTGTGGCTACATACAAGTTGCTTAAGCATTATGGACTAGACGTGGGTTATCCCGAAAAACAGACTTGCTGCGGCCAGCCAATGGCTAATGCCGGTTTTCAGTACAAGTCGGAGAAGGTCATAGAGACATTTGATGAGCTGTTCAAGGATTACGATTATATCGTAGCTCCCTCTGCCTCATGTGCTGCTTACGTAAAGGTGTATTATCCTAAAATCTTTGAGGGTAAGCACGAGTGTATTTCCTCAAAGAAAATCATGGATGTTGTGGAGTTCCTTCACGATGTGCTGAAGGTGGATCATGTGCCGGGCAAGTTCCCGCATGTGGTGAGTGTACACAACAGTTGCCATGGTGTGCGCGAACTGGGATTGTCGTCTCCATCTGAGCGCCACATCAAGCCTTTCAACAAAATCGTCGACTTATTAAATATGGTGGAAGGCATTACCATCCACGAACCGGAGCGCAAGGATGAGTGCTGCGGATTCGGCGGTATGTTCTCTATTGAGGAACCTGCCGTTTCTACCCGTATGGGCGAAGATAAGATCAAGCGCCACATGGCTACAGGTGCCGAGTATGTAACGGGTCCGGATTCTTCCTGCCTGATGCACATGGCGGGAATCGCCAAGAAAGAGAATATGCCGATCAAGTTTATTCATGTTGTTCAAATATTAGCTGCAGGACTATGAGTACAGAACATTCCAAGAGAGCTGCGAAGTTTACGCAGAACGTAGAGAAGACCACCTGGCACGACGCTACCTTCTGGTCTGTTCGTCAGAAGAGAGATAAAATGGCGCAGGAACTTCCTGAGTGGGAAGATCTCCGTGAGCATGCGTCTGAAATCAAGATGCATACGATTACCCATCTTGCCGATTACCTCGATATGTTTTCCAAGAATCTGGAGAGCCGTGGGGTGAAGGTTCACTGGGCAAAGGATGCACAGGAATTCAATGAGATTGTGCTCGGTATCCTGAAAGACCATAACGTGAAGAAGATGGTGAAGTCGAAGTCGATGCTCACCGAGGAGTGCGAAATGAATCCTTATCTGGAGCAGCACGGCATTGACGTGGTAGAGACCGACCTGGGTGAGCGCATCATCCAGCTCTTGCATCAGAAGCCTAGCCATATCGTGATGCCTGCCATCCACCTGAAGCGTGAGGAGGTAGGTAAGATGTTCGAGGAGAAGGGTATCTCCAAGGAAATCGGCAACTACGATCCTACTTACCTGACCCGCTGTGCCCGTCATCATCTCCGCGACCAGTTTATGGAAGCTGGAGCAGGTATGACCGGATGTAACTTCGGTGTGGCTGCTACCGGCGATTGCGTGGTTTGCACCAACGAGGGTAATGCGGATATGACCACTTCCATGCCTAAGCTCCATATCGTAGCGATGGGTATTGAGAAACTGGTTCCTGATTATAAGTCATTGGCTGTGTTCCAGCGCCTGCTTTGCCGCTGCGGAACCGGTCAGCCTACCACCGCCTTCACTTCTCATTTCCGCCAGGCTCGTCCGGGTGCCGAGATGCATGTAGTATTGGTGGATAACGGCAGAAGCGACATTCTCGCTGATAAGGACCACTGGCAGACTTTGAAATGCATG
This Segatella copri DSM 18205 DNA region includes the following protein-coding sequences:
- a CDS encoding OmpA family protein, with the translated sequence MKQIRLYQIITAISCLFLISCGIEQNLKKADKHLSLGEYYDAATQYKKVYTKTPTKERAARGKVALKMARCYDKINSTPKALAAYSNAIRYKQADLNDRLAYARLLLKNGSYRQAAKEFEFLLDSMPDNVLVKNGLESARKAPVWKKEGSRYKVKRMDVFNSRRDDYSPMFLSDDYSQLYFTSTRNEAQGSDLNGVTGTKSADIFFSEKNDKGKWSKPEAIGTGLNTDYEEGACCFTPDGKQMYLTQCTTDPTSPRLAQIVTSNRSDAAWSKPTNLEISKDTLSCFAHPAISPDGEWLYFVSDMPGGKGGLDIWRVRITPAGLGGVENLGEPINTPGDEMFPTFRPNGDFYFSSNGHVGMGGLDIYIAKVNSITRKYELTHPGYPLNTEADDFGMTFEGLHNQGFFCSNRKDGRGYDHIYSFENPEIVTTMKGWVYEKDGYELPAAEVRIVGNDGTNRKLSVKGDGSFVLPINPHVDYLVMASCKGYLNHKEELRVDSAKESKEYVLQFPLASITAPVLIDNIFYDFDKATLTEASTTALDQLVTLLKENPHVTIELSAHCDYKGNSEYNKHLSQRRAQSVVDYLIKHGIEKERLTPVGYGKEKPKNVRKKLTEKYPWLKEGDVLSEEFILKQSKEHQAICNQLNRRTEFKVLRTTYKLF
- a CDS encoding DNA topoisomerase 3, whose protein sequence is MIVCIAEKPSVAKDIARIIGATTARDGYMEGNGYQVTWTFGHLCELKEPDDYTPMWKHWSLSALPMIPQRFGIKLINDEGIKKQFATIEKLMQAADSIINCGDAGQEGELIQRWVMQKAQAKCPVKRLWISSMTDEAIKQGFQELKDQTEYQSLYLAGLSRAIGDWILGMNATRLYTLKYGQNRQVLSIGRVQTPTLALIVNRQKEIDNFVSEPYWVLATIYRDTQFTATSGKFTSKEEGEKAFSTIAGKPFTVTEVSKKKGNEAPPHLYDLTSLQVDCNKKFAYSADITLKLIQSLYEKKYTTYPRVDTQFLTDDIYPKCPQILNGVSQAKIMSQQKYLPLIQQLATISKKLPKSKKVFDNSKVTDHHAIIPTGVPPTGLTDMEANVYDLIAKRFISVFYPDCKFSTTTVLGEVINEDGPKPEKIEFKVSGKEILEPGWRVVYAKDVKNADDDDASDNANGNADSGNGAKKEVVEERTLPSFTKGESGEHQPTLTEKWTTPPKYYTEATLLRAMETAGKFVEDEELRAALKENGIGRPSSRAGIIETLFKRHYIRRQRKNLMATPTGIELIDTIHEELLKSCELTGIWEKKLRDIEHKTYDPADFINGLKEQINKIVIDVLSDNSNRRVTIMTEEDLKKKPAAKKAQAKKADKAAAQNTDSQNAPAQPAPAADPMVGKPCPLCGKGVIIKGKTAYGCSNWKAGCQYRQPFSQM
- the carB gene encoding carbamoyl-phosphate synthase (glutamine-hydrolyzing) large subunit gives rise to the protein MKKQLKKVLVLGSGALKIGQAGEFDYSGSQALKALREEGISSVLINPNVATIQTSEGIADKVYFLPVTPFFVTEIIKKERPDGIMLAWGGQTGLNVGTELYLNGVLKEYGVDVLGTSVEAIMNTEDRDLFVKELNKVDLKVPVSHACENMEEAVAAARNIGYPIMIRSAYALGGLGSGVCKTEEEFKEIAESAFTFAPQVLVEESLKGWKEIEFECIRDANDRCFTVASMENFDPLGIHTGESIVVAPTCSLTDEQVKMLQDIAVKCVRHLNIVGECNIQYAFNAETNDYRIIEINARLSRSSALASKATGYPLAFVAAKIALGYTLDQIGEMGTPNSAYVAPSLDYMICKIPRWDLTKFVGVSRKIGSSMKSVGEIMSIGRSFEEMLQKGLRMIGQGMHGFVGNDHTKFDNLDEELSNPTDLRIFAIAQALEEGYTIERIEELTKIDPWFIERMKNIVDYKHKLSEYNTLEEIPAEVLREAKVLGFSDFQIGRFVLKTQNTNMEKEVLAVRALRKKLNILPAVKRIPTVASEHPDLTNYLYMTYAVEGYDINYYKNEKSVIVLGSGAYRIGSSVEFDWCSVNAINTARKLGYKSIMINYNPETVSTDYDMCDRLYFDELSFERVLDVIDLESPRGVIVSVGGQIPNNLAMKLHRQSVPILGTSPVNIDRAENRGKFSAMLDKLGIDQPKWSALTSMEDVQKFIDEVGYPVLVRPSYVLSGAAMNVCHDDEELRRFLEAASEVSKEYPVVISQFMTETNEIEFDGVAQNGEIVEYGISEHVEYAGVHSGDATMTFPAQQISFATARQIKKISRAIAKELNISGPFNIQYLAKGRDVKVIECNLRASRSFPFVSKVLKRNFIETATRIMLDAPYQKPDKSAFDIDRMGVKASQFSFARLQNADPVLGVDMSSTGEVGCMGDTFEEALLNSLIATGYKIPSKDKGIMLSSGGAKEKASLLDAAQALVKNGYTIYATAGTAKFLNENNVKATAVGWPDEDHKDLPNVMQMIADHKFDLIVNIPKNHTKRELTNGYRIRRGAIDHNIPLITNARLASAFIEAFCTLSQDQLQIKSWQEYE
- a CDS encoding (Fe-S)-binding protein; this encodes MKVGLFVPCYVDALYPEAGVATYKLLKHYGLDVGYPEKQTCCGQPMANAGFQYKSEKVIETFDELFKDYDYIVAPSASCAAYVKVYYPKIFEGKHECISSKKIMDVVEFLHDVLKVDHVPGKFPHVVSVHNSCHGVRELGLSSPSERHIKPFNKIVDLLNMVEGITIHEPERKDECCGFGGMFSIEEPAVSTRMGEDKIKRHMATGAEYVTGPDSSCLMHMAGIAKKENMPIKFIHVVQILAAGL
- a CDS encoding lactate utilization protein B, whose amino-acid sequence is MSTEHSKRAAKFTQNVEKTTWHDATFWSVRQKRDKMAQELPEWEDLREHASEIKMHTITHLADYLDMFSKNLESRGVKVHWAKDAQEFNEIVLGILKDHNVKKMVKSKSMLTEECEMNPYLEQHGIDVVETDLGERIIQLLHQKPSHIVMPAIHLKREEVGKMFEEKGISKEIGNYDPTYLTRCARHHLRDQFMEAGAGMTGCNFGVAATGDCVVCTNEGNADMTTSMPKLHIVAMGIEKLVPDYKSLAVFQRLLCRCGTGQPTTAFTSHFRQARPGAEMHVVLVDNGRSDILADKDHWQTLKCMRCGACMNTCPVYRRSGGYSYTYFIPGPIGVNLGMLKNPQKYSDNVSACTLCLSCDNVCPSKVGPGSQIYVWRQSLEKLGKADPVKKAMSNGMKYLFDRPALYTTALKFAPLANLIPECCTHFSNWNAWGIGHAMPEFAKKSFHQLWKEGKVK